CTCGGCTCAGTCCCGTTTCGCCAAACAGCACTCCGGTGAGGGGGTTGGCCACAATCAGCTGAGTGATCCGATCATCGCGCAGGTTAGCGTATTTAACGGGCAAGTCTTGGGCGGCGCACTGAAGCCAGTCGGCAGGGGAGACGTTGACTGGGTTAAGGGTCTGGCAGTAGGCCTCCAGCGATCGCAGATCCAGCGCCGCTCCAGCTAGGGCCAGCCCCGTATAGCCACCGAGGGAATGGCCAATGAAGGCTACCTCGTCCGTGTTGAGGCGATCGCGCAGGCTGTAGGAGTAGGTGTTGAGTCTTTCTAAGCGATCGAGCACGTAGCTGATATCGCGGGGCCGGTCAAGAAACTCGGTGGCCGGTAAAATGCGGCTCTGGGCAGCGGCCTCAGGCAGGTCATCGGGAGGCAACGACAGCAGGGCGGCAACATTGCTGCCGGGGTGCTCCACCGATACTACCGTAAGCCCATGGGAGGCCAGATGCTCGGCCAAGTAGGCAAAGAAGCGGCGATCGGCCCCAAACCCATGGGAGATCACCACTAGCGGGCCGTGGCTGTCTTTGCTCCAATAAATATCAAGGGGAATGCTGCGATCGCGGCTGTGATCGCGCAACACCAGCTCCCAGCGCTCAACCGCCGAGGAGCCTGTGGCAAAGGGATCGGTTTCCAGCAGCGGGGCAGGTTCGGCTGTTTCAGCCGCAGGGTCTTTGCGCAGCACTCGACCGAGCGCCTTACTCTCCATCTGCGCCAGCTGAAACTGAGAGGCCAGGGTGAGCAGGGTGCCCACGTCAATCTCTAAGGTGTCTTGGGGCATGGCCCGCAAAATACCCAGCAGGGTCAGGCCCGACTCTGCCTTACCCACCTGTTCGAGGGTAACTCGCAGGTCGTCGGCAGCTAGATTAGGCGCGATCGCCCGCAAAGTGTCGAGCAGCCGCGCTCCGCCGGGGGTCTGCAAAATCTCGTCTAAAATTACCTGGCTCACCTCGGGTTCTAGGGCGATTTCGCCCTGGAGTACCTCCTGAATGCTGGCGTTGAGCAGCGGCCGGTAAAGCCGCAGCGATCGGGGTACCTCACCTGTAGCAGCAAACGCCTGTAATTCATCAAGGCTCACCGTCTGAGACAGCCGCCCTAGACGCACCGTCACCGAATTTGCTGCCGCTGCCGGGGGGGCCACCGCCAACCCACCCACCAGCAGTCCGCTAGCTGCAACCGCGCCCCAGCCCCATCGTCTGAGGGGGGAGAAAAGACTCAAGCAAGACACTGTAGATCGCACGGCAAAAGGTTTAAGCGCAAGGGGGTTAGCCGACCAGGGTCGAGCAATGGTACAGAGTTAAGCTAGGAGTACAGTACCCAAATTTTCTCTAATCGTTAACTTAATCTAAACGACAGCTCCCCTGGCTGGCGGGAATCCATCATCAAGTTTTTTTGCGATCACTCAGTCGGTCAGCCCAACGCCCTTGTCGACTCAGGGGCTAAACCAACTGAGAAACTCAGTTCACCACCCTCACCCGACTAGTTGCTCAATGGCCCACATCGTTATTGGTGTCATGGGACCGGGAAGCTCGGCGACCCCGGCCCAGGTAAAGGCAGCCTACGCCCTTGGCCATGCCATCGCTTCTGCTGGCTGGGTAGTGCTTACTGGGGGCCGTCAGGTGGGTGT
The sequence above is a segment of the Leptolyngbya subtilissima AS-A7 genome. Coding sequences within it:
- a CDS encoding alpha/beta hydrolase; the protein is MSLFSPLRRWGWGAVAASGLLVGGLAVAPPAAAANSVTVRLGRLSQTVSLDELQAFAATGEVPRSLRLYRPLLNASIQEVLQGEIALEPEVSQVILDEILQTPGGARLLDTLRAIAPNLAADDLRVTLEQVGKAESGLTLLGILRAMPQDTLEIDVGTLLTLASQFQLAQMESKALGRVLRKDPAAETAEPAPLLETDPFATGSSAVERWELVLRDHSRDRSIPLDIYWSKDSHGPLVVISHGFGADRRFFAYLAEHLASHGLTVVSVEHPGSNVAALLSLPPDDLPEAAAQSRILPATEFLDRPRDISYVLDRLERLNTYSYSLRDRLNTDEVAFIGHSLGGYTGLALAGAALDLRSLEAYCQTLNPVNVSPADWLQCAAQDLPVKYANLRDDRITQLIVANPLTGVLFGETGLSRVRVPTLVLAGTHDTVTPMASQQLRPFMQLPADKYLVTVVGGSHLSVGDPNNLNADLGRIPFMAELPDVTTAPLRIFLQGVSFSFIMQQTSEAEAYAPALDPAVAHAFSTTTMSLRLSQTVPEGLAAWPRLRQSGLHRQEGLISYLPSLLHLEALAIQDQFQALQRQMVDYLRHTPPSLTAVYWPFLGPQLPMQANQPDSKPATSQ